The proteins below come from a single Oncorhynchus keta strain PuntledgeMale-10-30-2019 chromosome 32, Oket_V2, whole genome shotgun sequence genomic window:
- the LOC118365733 gene encoding zinc finger protein 239-like yields MSSLNISPPVKEEEICWTEKETLGLNIVVKEEREEEDVTVKKEVEGEAVTVKDEEKDVTVKEEEDSFRVKEEEDVPVKEEEEKEEGVVFGVKKEGKEETEGERCELRGSSGEPQQHHEADEAEKSLSTSEHHKKQHQRPTGKKPHCCSDCGKRFKSSSELKKHQRLHTGEKPYSCNQCGKSFTQSSHLVSHKRTHTGEKPYSCDQCGKSFTQSSSLVSHQRTHTGEQPYSCDQCGKGFTLSTNLVSHQRTHTGHQPYSCDVCADSFTTSSQLVVHQRVHTGEKPYSCNQCGKSFTQSNSLKSHQRTHTGEKPYSCDQCDKRYSHSSSLIKHQKIHAGDPRSVE; encoded by the exons ATGAGCTCCCTAAACATCTCCCCTCCTGTTAAAGAAGAGGAgatctgctggacggagaaagaaacTCTGGGGCTGAACATTGTcgtgaaagaggagagggaagaggaggatgtcACAGTAAAAAaagaagtagagggtgaggctgttacTGTGAAAGATGAAGAGAAAGACGTTACAGTAAAAGAAGAGGAAGActcgttcagagtgaaagaggaggaggatgttccagtaaaagaagaggaagagaaagaggagggtgtagTGTTTGGAGTgaagaaggaaggaaaggaggagacggAAG GAGAGAGATGTGAACttcgtggatcctctggggagcctcaacaacatcatgaagctgacgaggcagagaagagtctctccacatCAGAACACCACAAGAAACAACATCAGAGACCCACAGGAAAGAAACctcactgctgctctgactgtgggaaacgTTTCAAATCTTCATCAGAATTGAAAAAACACCAGCGattacacacaggagagaagccttatagctgtaatcaatgtgggaagagttttactcagtcaaGCCACCTGGTATCacacaagagaacacacacaggagagaagccttatagctgtgatcagtgtggcaagagttttactcagtcaaGTAGCCTGGTATCACAccaaagaacacacacaggagaacagccatatagctgtgatcagtgtggcaAGGGTTTTACTCTGTCAACCAACCtggtatcacaccagagaacacacacaggacatcAGCCATATAGCTGTGATGTATGTGCAGACAGTTTTACTACATCAAGCCAGCTGGTAGTACACCAGCgagtacacacaggagagaaaccttatagctgtaatcagtgtgggaagagttttactcagtcaaACAGCCTgaaatcacaccagagaacacacacgggagagaaaccttatagctgtgatcaatgtgacaAGAGATACTCTCATTCAAGTAGTCTGAttaaacatcagaaaatacatgcTGGAGATCCACGGAGTGTGGAATGA